gatgataatgatgatgatgatgatcttgttGTTGTCGCAGAGCTTTTGAAGGTAATCTCTAAATGCTGCTGCCGCCGCTGCAAACTTTTATGATGGGCTGACTGAATTCTTCTTCAATGGCAGACTACTGAGTAATACTTTTTGGCCTGCAAAATTACTTAGTCAAGTCTGTTTTAGATCTTTACTTGTCTTTACTCTCTTTTCCTTTATTGGGCACTGATTAATTAGATTGCCATAGGATTTGGTGTCCTAAGTTCCCTCCTTGTTAATTGTTTTACCATAATACCCTGAGATGAGAGTTTTCTACACTTTAATGGTGTTTTCCAGATATCTGCAAGGACAATATGAATTCATTCCACTTGTTCTTTCAGAATCAAGTCCATGCTTCTGGCTATAGGTGAGTGGACAAATCATGGATAGAATCCATTTGCTTTTTCCTTGGCACTTTATTGTCTTCTTTCCACACTACCAAGCTAACTTTTGGTACATGGAGAAGCATTAGAGGTTTTAGATTCTTTTTGTTTTAATGTAACCCACTAATTCATCTTTGGTTTAGTAGAGTCCAGGATATTCTGGTGAAGTTGTGGAATTCATTCATTATGGTTGTGGACTTGCAGTTCATACATTACTGACCGTAATTGTTGAGTAGTTCTGATGCTATTTTTTTCAGATATGGATACGACCGATTCTACTGCAAGAAAATCCATGTCTTATGTCATACTGCTTGGTTCAGTATGGCCTTTCTGAAGTACACTCATTAGTAGTcctctccttttcatcatttcaGTTACTAATTATATTCCCCATTTCATTTTGATCTCCATCACTATTACTACTACCCATTCTTCCTAGGCGATTCTTGGGTATTGTTTTCCTTACCCACTTATGCCATGACGAATGCCAAACAATTTATCTAGGACATTGAACATAATTATTAGAGCGCAAAGAAGTCTATAAATTGTACTGTTTGCGTCACACTTTTAGAAATGGGAATGATTCTATTGCGAGTAAATCCATATCCTATTGCTTGCTTTAGTGTCCCCTTGAGTAGCTCAGAAGCTCACCCATCACTAGTTATCCTCCTCATGTGATCATTTCATTGCCTGGTTGTCGTCTCTTCTCTGATGATATTTGTTCATTAACTTCTCTACTAATTTTCATAGCTTACAGCGCTTTCTTTTCCTCCATTTGGGCTAAGATCTATCATAGCTCTTATGCTTTGCAGTCAGTTCAGAAACCCTCCAGTAAAAGGAGTTAGTGGCATTGTATGTAAAGCATTTGCAGTGATTCAATTGATTGTAAAATGAAAGCTGCAGCTTGCCTTGAATAATCTTTCTCTGCATGAAATATGGTCTTACTCAGCAACTGCATTGTAATTCTTTTGCCCCGCATATTCTAGACCTTAGTTTGGCTGCACTATCCATAAGATCATCTTCTTGGTcagagtttttattttatttttcttcttaacACAATAGTGGAGACTCCTTACATCATCAAATTAGTTTATGACAGACGTCTAAACAGAACTTTTTTTTCAGAGAGCAATAAAGGTTCTACCTTTGCTGTCTTTTTTTGGCTAATAAATTCCTCATTTTGCGAATGGATGCAACGTGTGCAATAAAGGAAAAATTATGAGGAATGCAAGTTCCTGCCACGTTCACTTCGTGTGTTTACTGCAGAATGAATTATTACATTGCATCGCAGCAAAGAATATGTGAATAAATGGATGAATTTGCTTAGTCAAAGAAATAATATTGTATTCATAGAACATGTTTGCCTTGCTTGCAGGTATTAAAAAAGCCACAATTGTATGCATTGTGATAGACAGAGAATCATTTTTCCTGGGACATTGTCGATCAGAAAAAGAGCAAAGTCATGGTTTTAGAAGCCTTAAACTCAACATCCCAAGTCTTTCTTGGGCCTCCTGATGAAGAAGAAGGAGGCTTTTATCATCCAGAAGGAACAGGAGGCCTGGCGTTGTTCCAGATGTTGGAAGGGATCACAAATAACAGCTGCTCTCTCGCTGACGACATGGAAGAAAAGCTGGCTGCTCTGGACCAACTGGAGAAACGACATAAGCCATGGCAACATAGCTTTCAGCAGCTTTTGAACTTTCCTCTCTCTCATGATGAATCCGTTTTTGGGATTCATGGAAATAATCAGTACGTTTATGCATCCGAGAACTTGAACATTTTGGGACAGatgcagcagcagcagcagcaacaGCAGCAGCAGCTTTTTGAGCTCGAAAGCTGCATTACTCATGTTTCTGATTTGAAGACCGAGGCCAAAGATCAATCTGGCTCAGAGGCAATAGAAGAAGGTGTTAGCTCCTCTACACTACATGAGCCTAATTCTTGTGTGACTGTCAATTCTTCTTCTGAGAATTGCACCGGTGGGGCATTTGTAACTTCTTCAGAACCAATGACTAAGCCAGCCCAGTTTGCAGGTATGAGCAAACTCACCCACTTATGGAGGAGTAGAATTGAAACACTCAAAACTGATAATAAGCCCAAGCCCAGCTTCTTCTTTTCTTAATATATATAGTATACACTTAATCAAAGATGTTATAGAATTTgcaaatatggttttcaaagtgatTTTATTCGAGAGGATTCTTGAACAGATTTTAGATCAATGATTAGGATCATTATCAAAATGGTTACTGGCAAATTACGTTTTACAGTGTAGCTTACAATATGCGAAGTGCTGTGATGTCATGAGCTAATGTTATGCAGATTAAATGCCTTTGGGTTTTTATTTTGCTAGAAATAGCCATACACCCACCAGTCAAAATGGGGATACagaccaaaagaaaaacaaagaacgGTCATAGATTTAAGATAAAAAATGCCTACCGTGATTTAAGATTTGCTAACAAAAATATGACAGAAGAGCTAATCTGTTTGCCTGCATCAAACTTGTTGCAATATATAGAGCTAGATTCATGTAACTAATCCACTGTAAGGTGTTCTTGATTGTTACTATAATTCAAGTACAACTGCATAAATTTAACGAAAGAGGCCATTTTTTTGTAGGTACAAGAATGGAGGGCAGGGAGAGAAGGAAGAGAAAACGGTCCAAAACCTGCAAGAACAGTGAAGAAGTAGAGAGCCAAAGAATGACTCATATTGCTGTGGAACGCAATAGACGCAAGCAGATGAACGAGCATCTGTCTGTCTTACGTTCTCTCATGCCTGGATCCTACATTCAAAGAGTAGGGGCATTTTTCATGCTTAAATGAATCCTTCAAGCTTAGTTTACAGTATCTCTGTAAAGCCTGTCTGCGAATAAAAATAAATACTTTTTGGCTTTGTCTGATTCTTGTGGGTTTTTAATATTTAATGTATTAAGTTTTAAGCTCTTGTTTAAGTTTCCTTTGATTGTCATGAAACTGAAACGTGGATGCTGTGACGCCGTCTAGTCTACTCTGATTTCAGAGatgatttctttctttgttttgtttttggctTCATGTAGTACGATTTCTCTGCAAACTTTAGTTCTACAGTTGTACCCAATATTATGCTTGGCCTTCTAATGGAATGTTTCTAAATATGCAGGGAGATCAGGCATCTATTATTGGTGGTGCCATAGATTTTGTGAAAGAACTTGAACAGCTATTGCAATCACTTCAAGCCCAGAAGAGAAGGCGCGAGTCTGAGGAATTAGGTTACAGTCCCAATTCTCCCATTCCCTTCAATGGCTTCTTCCAATCTCCACAGTATACATCCTACTCTGCACAGTGGAAAAACACCAGTGACTCTTTCAATGATGTTACCAGCGATCTGATTGCAGAGAATAAGTCTGCAGTGGCAGATATAGAGGTCACCATGATAGAAACTCATGCAAGCCTCAAAATTCTATCTCAAAAGAGGCCTGGACAACTTCTCAAAACCATTGCTGCTTTACAAAGTCTTCGCATGACGATTTTGCACCTCAACATAACCACTATAGACCAGACAGTTCTCTATTCATTTAATGTcaaggtaaaaaaaaaaagagaaaacctcTAGGATTCTCATTTTTTTCACTAGATTAGACATGAAAATTCTGTGTTAAAGGATTAGTCAGATAGAGTTTTTCTTATTGGGACCAAATGGGTTGATAGGCACTATCCGTAGAACCCATTTGTGTGACTAATCcatatgaaattttatttatgcTCATTTTCTTACTATTAATAGTATAATCATATTACCTTTTTATAGATGATCCTCCCAATTTACAATGCCAAATGGCATTTTCTATTGCCTGGTAAGATGTTTATCTTAGTTAAAAACCAACTGATCTATTGGATGGTTTAAGTGGAGCATTCACGCTAAATAGAGTTGATTTCTTGAAAATGAATTTTCATATGGGTTTTGTTCTTGTGCAGATTGAAGATGAATGCCAGTTGACCTCGGCTGATGAAATTGCAACAGCAGTGCATCAGATTTTCAATATAATCCATTCCAACACCATGAATTGAAAGCAAGGGAGGCTCATGTCTCCATATATTTGTAGTACATTCTCATTCTAGAGATCTCCTGTTCAAAGCATCTTATTTGAAGCGGGAGAATATGGTACGAATGATCTGCATACCAGATCAAATGCAGAAGCATTTATTGCTTATAAGAATTTAGCAGGATTCCTTCCCAATGACTATTCCTTCAAGATCACATATTCCCACCGTACCATGTCTATAGTATAGAAGAATGGAGTCATTAATGCATACCATGGAAGAGACCCTTTGACCCTTTTGCTCGTGGGTTTTAAATGCTCTCACAACTATTGTACTTCAGGGTAGTTTTCCAATTTCAGTTTTCCTCTACATTTACTGTTTGTTATACATATTCTTGATAGGCCTTGGCAAGAGAAACATTATATGTATCCATAAGAGATGAAGCTGTGGAAATATAATGCAGGTTTTTTTTACCACTTTGCTTTATCTATAGTACATTCCCACTCTATTATGTCTGATCATCATGGTGTTAAAAATGGTACAGTGTACCCATAAAACATTGTGAACAGCTTCCTTCCTGGTTAATCATATTGGCTTACCTATTAAATGGAAGTTAAACTCTAATAAAAGCTTTGTTTTAATTGTGTTTAATTTATGGTATCAATTGTGAGTTCATTTTCACGTTTTGGATCAAACTCTACGAT
This genomic stretch from Cryptomeria japonica chromosome 8, Sugi_1.0, whole genome shotgun sequence harbors:
- the LOC131062439 gene encoding transcription factor bHLH57 codes for the protein MVLEALNSTSQVFLGPPDEEEGGFYHPEGTGGLALFQMLEGITNNSCSLADDMEEKLAALDQLEKRHKPWQHSFQQLLNFPLSHDESVFGIHGNNQYVYASENLNILGQMQQQQQQQQQQLFELESCITHVSDLKTEAKDQSGSEAIEEGVSSSTLHEPNSCVTVNSSSENCTGGAFVTSSEPMTKPAQFAGTRMEGRERRKRKRSKTCKNSEEVESQRMTHIAVERNRRKQMNEHLSVLRSLMPGSYIQRGDQASIIGGAIDFVKELEQLLQSLQAQKRRRESEELGYSPNSPIPFNGFFQSPQYTSYSAQWKNTSDSFNDVTSDLIAENKSAVADIEVTMIETHASLKILSQKRPGQLLKTIAALQSLRMTILHLNITTIDQTVLYSFNVKIEDECQLTSADEIATAVHQIFNIIHSNTMN